A single Bacillus sp. OxB-1 DNA region contains:
- a CDS encoding nucleoside deaminase, which yields MRHEEWLYETIDMAVENVRKGGGPFAAIIVKDGEIIGRGTNRVHIENDPSAHAELLAIREACAFLGTIDLSDCTLYASGEPCPMCLGAAYWSTVGTIYYACSKAEALDEAQFTNPLAAYFPDQSKAPEDRQVPFIQLKTTNALSPFHEWNHFHRNSDV from the coding sequence TTGCGTCATGAAGAATGGTTATATGAAACGATTGATATGGCAGTGGAGAATGTAAGAAAAGGGGGCGGTCCGTTCGCAGCAATCATTGTAAAAGACGGGGAAATCATCGGCCGTGGCACCAATCGCGTACATATTGAAAACGATCCTTCTGCACATGCTGAATTGCTCGCCATCCGGGAAGCCTGCGCTTTTCTCGGCACTATCGATTTATCCGATTGCACCCTTTATGCCAGCGGCGAACCTTGCCCGATGTGCCTCGGCGCCGCTTACTGGTCCACCGTCGGAACGATATATTATGCTTGCAGCAAAGCGGAGGCGTTAGACGAAGCCCAATTCACGAATCCGCTCGCCGCTTATTTCCCGGACCAATCGAAGGCCCCGGAAGACCGCCAAGTTCCGTTTATCCAATTAAAAACGACCAACGCCCTCTCTCCCTTCCATGAATGGAATCACTTTCATCGGAATTCGGACGTTTAA
- the cysK gene encoding cysteine synthase A: MRVVNNIADLIGDTPLVKLNRLPDPSGAQVYVKLEYFNPSRSVKDRAAYNMIVEAEKAGLLEPGATIIEPTSGNTGIGLAMSAAARGYKTIIVMPDSSTMERINILKAYGAEVVLTPSDQKMPGAIQKAEEIAAETPNSYIPMQFENEANSDIHRTTTAPEIISAMESIGRKLSAFVGTAGTGGTITGTGETLKEYDKNITVHVVEPAGSPVLSGGKPGKHKLVGTSPGFIPPILNTSVYDEILKIEDEEAYETVRNLAAREGILLGPSGGASVYAALQVAKRLTPEESVVCIAPDTGERYLSSDLFTS; the protein is encoded by the coding sequence TTGCGCGTTGTGAACAACATAGCGGACCTAATCGGGGACACGCCGCTTGTGAAGTTGAATCGGCTGCCAGATCCAAGCGGTGCGCAAGTGTATGTGAAACTTGAATATTTCAATCCCAGTCGGAGCGTCAAAGACCGGGCTGCCTATAATATGATTGTCGAAGCGGAGAAGGCGGGTTTATTGGAACCGGGGGCTACGATCATCGAGCCGACCTCCGGGAATACGGGGATCGGTCTAGCGATGAGCGCTGCGGCCCGTGGATACAAAACGATCATTGTCATGCCGGATTCCTCTACAATGGAACGCATCAACATATTGAAAGCGTACGGGGCGGAAGTCGTGCTGACACCAAGCGACCAAAAAATGCCCGGTGCCATTCAAAAAGCGGAGGAGATTGCGGCGGAAACGCCCAATAGCTATATTCCAATGCAGTTTGAAAATGAAGCCAATTCGGACATTCATCGGACAACAACCGCGCCGGAAATCATCTCAGCCATGGAATCCATAGGCCGAAAGCTTTCCGCATTCGTCGGGACGGCGGGAACGGGCGGTACCATTACCGGTACAGGTGAAACCTTGAAGGAATATGATAAGAACATTACCGTTCATGTTGTGGAACCCGCGGGATCCCCTGTCCTTTCAGGCGGGAAACCCGGAAAACATAAATTGGTCGGCACTAGCCCAGGATTCATCCCTCCGATTTTGAATACATCGGTCTATGATGAAATCTTGAAAATCGAAGATGAAGAAGCATATGAAACCGTGCGGAACTTGGCCGCCCGCGAAGGGATTCTGCTCGGACCAAGCGGTGGAGCCTCGGTTTATGCAGCTTTACAAGTGGCAAAACGGCTGACGCCGGAAGAGTCGGTTGTCTGTATAGCGCCCGATACCGGTGAACGTTATTTATCCAGTGATTTATTCACTTCTTGA
- the putP gene encoding sodium/proline symporter PutP — MTNEMYQLIAIVLYMAAMLFIGWYAFRRTSNLTDYMLGGRSLGPAVTALSAGAADMSGWLLMGLPGAIYLKGLVEAWIAIGLTIGAYLNWLLIAPRLRVYTQVSNNSITIPSYLENRLKDKSRFLRIASGIIILVFFTFYVSSGMVAGGKFFLSSFGLSYHAGVLIVAAVVIAYTLFGGFLAVSYTDAVQGFIMFFALILVPVVGVFLTGGFSETAATIREVNPQLLNLVSGATFFGILSSIAWGLGYFGQPHIIVRFMAISSVKETKSARRIGISWMLLSLVGAIATALVGIAYYRQHLDANLVDRETVFIALGQVIFHPFISGIMLAAVLAAVMSTISSQLIVTSSALIEDLYKAVYKSDASDQHYVFLGRMAVLVVSIVALILAWPNKESILKLVSFAWAGFGGAFGPIILLSLYWRKITAKGALWGMVAGAITVGVWGNIKVLTDTLYEIVPGFLICLVVTYFVSLATYRPDPEIEREFNETLELLEKERS; from the coding sequence TTGACGAATGAGATGTATCAACTGATTGCCATTGTCTTATATATGGCCGCCATGCTCTTCATTGGTTGGTATGCGTTCAGGCGTACATCCAATTTGACGGATTATATGCTAGGGGGCCGTTCTCTAGGCCCTGCGGTAACGGCACTTAGTGCGGGGGCAGCCGATATGTCAGGCTGGCTATTGATGGGGCTTCCAGGGGCCATTTATCTTAAGGGTCTTGTCGAAGCTTGGATTGCGATCGGTTTGACAATTGGGGCGTATTTGAACTGGTTGCTTATCGCACCGCGACTCCGTGTCTATACGCAAGTTTCCAATAACTCGATCACCATTCCAAGTTATTTGGAAAATCGGCTCAAGGATAAATCCCGTTTTTTACGCATCGCTTCCGGAATTATTATCCTTGTTTTCTTTACATTTTATGTATCCTCCGGCATGGTAGCAGGCGGGAAATTTTTTCTGAGCTCTTTCGGTTTAAGCTATCATGCAGGCGTGCTAATCGTAGCAGCCGTTGTAATCGCGTACACATTATTCGGGGGGTTTTTGGCAGTTAGTTACACCGACGCGGTTCAAGGGTTTATTATGTTTTTTGCTTTAATCCTCGTCCCGGTTGTCGGAGTCTTTCTGACAGGCGGATTTTCTGAAACAGCTGCCACGATACGTGAAGTGAACCCGCAATTATTAAATCTAGTGTCCGGAGCTACGTTTTTTGGAATTTTATCTTCTATAGCGTGGGGGCTCGGATATTTCGGACAACCTCATATCATCGTCCGTTTCATGGCAATCAGTTCAGTAAAAGAGACCAAGAGTGCGCGTCGAATTGGAATCAGTTGGATGCTACTTAGTCTTGTCGGAGCAATTGCGACAGCGCTTGTCGGAATCGCCTATTACCGCCAACATTTGGATGCGAATTTAGTGGATAGGGAAACGGTGTTCATCGCGCTCGGCCAGGTCATTTTCCATCCGTTCATTTCGGGGATTATGCTGGCTGCCGTTTTGGCCGCCGTCATGAGTACAATTTCATCTCAGTTGATCGTCACTTCGTCTGCATTAATCGAAGATTTATACAAAGCGGTCTACAAGTCGGACGCATCGGACCAGCACTACGTCTTTCTAGGGAGGATGGCTGTTCTGGTCGTTTCCATTGTTGCACTCATCTTGGCTTGGCCTAATAAAGAATCTATCTTGAAACTGGTGTCCTTTGCTTGGGCGGGGTTTGGCGGGGCATTCGGTCCCATCATCCTCCTATCCCTATACTGGCGTAAAATTACGGCAAAAGGAGCGCTTTGGGGAATGGTGGCGGGCGCAATCACGGTCGGCGTTTGGGGGAATATTAAGGTGTTGACGGATACACTTTATGAAATTGTCCCAGGATTCCTGATCTGCCTAGTCGTCACCTACTTTGTCAGCTTGGCAACATACCGCCCGGACCCGGAAATCGAGAGAGAGTTCAATGAGACGTTGGAGCTGTTGGAAAAGGAAAGGTCATAA
- the nfsA gene encoding oxygen-insensitive NADPH nitroreductase produces MVIELLTSHASVRKYKDIQLSKEEVHELIHAGQHAASSHFVQAYSVIHVTDKEKRRKLAELSKNPRQFSTAGAALVFCTDYCRLEKAAALAGKEIDYSYAENMLVGAIDVALFAQNVVVAAESKGYGICYIGGVRNAPQEISDLLGLPDGVAPMFAVTIGIPDESNEVKPRLPVEAIIHEDTYDAEKYDELLPAYDETMNAYYQNRGTNQKDVKWSNQMADFLSSPRRTYMKEFLAKRGFKFN; encoded by the coding sequence ATGGTTATCGAATTATTGACATCGCATGCGTCGGTCCGCAAATATAAAGATATCCAGCTGTCAAAAGAAGAAGTGCACGAACTGATTCATGCCGGGCAACATGCAGCGAGCTCCCATTTTGTTCAGGCCTATTCAGTCATCCATGTGACTGATAAAGAAAAGCGGAGGAAATTGGCAGAGCTCAGCAAAAATCCACGCCAGTTTTCGACAGCCGGAGCAGCGCTCGTTTTTTGTACCGATTATTGCCGCCTGGAAAAAGCAGCAGCATTAGCCGGCAAGGAAATTGATTATTCCTACGCGGAAAACATGCTGGTCGGTGCCATTGATGTCGCCTTATTTGCGCAGAATGTCGTTGTTGCTGCGGAGTCCAAAGGGTACGGCATCTGTTATATCGGCGGCGTCCGCAATGCACCACAGGAAATAAGCGACCTGCTCGGATTGCCCGATGGCGTCGCCCCCATGTTCGCCGTGACGATCGGCATTCCGGACGAATCAAATGAAGTGAAACCACGCTTGCCAGTCGAAGCGATCATTCACGAAGATACGTACGACGCCGAAAAATACGACGAACTCCTACCCGCCTACGATGAGACGATGAATGCATATTATCAAAATCGCGGCACCAATCAAAAGGACGTCAAATGGTCCAATCAGATGGCGGATTTCCTATCCAGCCCGCGGCGGACCTATATGAAGGAATTCCTCGCGAAACGAGGATTTAAATTCAATTAA
- a CDS encoding class I SAM-dependent methyltransferase yields the protein MQFEELVDELARRMTDGSFISGTISQSRTKSDEVKRVKVKPIELKNGLHIQFEYQYERVLQHENIHSRDVRGKLEDLLNRFKQVHAEFLDEKIHVQLSKKFKVMWKSDQVHSKKVVDLSHNRKKQYLLDETTPYPFLVRLGVQSPDGKVKKQKYDKFRQINRFIEFIDDSLAHLPKDRTIRILDFGSGKSYLTFALYHYLRIEKGLDIYVTGLDLKKEVIEECQHIAKDLEYDKLEFLVGDINEYDKENAVDMVVTLHACDVATDMALARAVRWGASVILSVPCCQHELFSQIQSPELQVMLKHGLIKERFSSLATDSIRAELLTLVGYETQLLEFIDMEHTPKNILIRAYQTGKQASSEAVQTYEAFRDMLGAKPFLEKELLQSRHLSLNEQKN from the coding sequence ATGCAATTTGAAGAATTGGTGGACGAACTGGCACGGCGGATGACCGATGGTTCTTTCATCAGCGGGACAATCAGCCAGTCCCGCACGAAGTCGGATGAAGTGAAGCGAGTCAAGGTGAAGCCGATCGAATTGAAAAACGGATTGCATATACAGTTTGAATATCAATATGAGCGTGTCCTGCAACACGAAAACATCCATTCACGTGATGTTCGCGGGAAGCTGGAAGACTTGTTGAATCGCTTCAAACAAGTGCATGCCGAGTTCCTCGACGAAAAAATCCATGTCCAACTTTCGAAAAAATTCAAAGTGATGTGGAAATCCGATCAAGTGCACTCCAAAAAAGTCGTCGATCTATCCCATAATAGAAAAAAACAATATTTGCTCGATGAAACGACACCGTACCCTTTCCTTGTCCGGTTAGGCGTCCAATCCCCCGACGGCAAAGTGAAAAAGCAGAAGTACGACAAATTCAGGCAGATCAATCGATTCATCGAGTTTATCGACGATTCACTCGCCCACTTGCCGAAAGACCGGACAATCCGCATTTTGGACTTCGGCTCCGGGAAGTCGTATTTGACGTTTGCCCTCTATCATTATTTGCGGATTGAAAAAGGACTGGATATTTATGTGACCGGCCTCGACTTAAAAAAAGAAGTCATTGAAGAATGCCAGCATATCGCAAAAGACTTGGAATACGACAAACTGGAATTCCTTGTCGGGGATATTAATGAATATGACAAGGAAAATGCCGTCGACATGGTCGTCACCCTTCACGCTTGTGATGTCGCGACCGATATGGCGCTCGCCCGGGCGGTCCGCTGGGGAGCCAGCGTCATCTTGAGTGTGCCGTGCTGCCAACATGAGCTGTTCAGCCAAATCCAATCTCCCGAGCTTCAAGTCATGTTGAAACACGGACTGATCAAGGAACGCTTCTCTTCCCTTGCCACTGATTCCATCCGTGCGGAACTGCTCACTCTCGTCGGATACGAAACCCAGTTGCTCGAATTCATTGATATGGAGCATACGCCAAAGAATATCTTGATCCGCGCATACCAAACAGGCAAACAGGCATCATCGGAAGCTGTCCAGACATACGAAGCCTTTCGGGACATGCTCGGGGCCAAACCTTTTTTGGAAAAGGAGCTTTTACAAAGCCGCCACCTATCCCTTAACGAGCAGAAAAACTGA
- a CDS encoding ABC transporter substrate-binding protein produces the protein MKKTWIFALISVLVLGVLSACSGGGEDSSSSSNSSTVKIGYFPNLTHIATIVGLEQGYFQEEFGDDVKIETKTVSNGGLFMEAMTTKSIDVGTVGPGPLLNFYVKNPTFRLISGAVNGGAVLVASEGGGVSELADLDGKKVAIPVIGSTQDVMLRKALKEVKLETTNNGGTVELFAAAPADTATLFVQNSVDAAATQEPWGNILESQANGKLILDWDQFAWGKDSTNTVVAASDEFLKNKDRASAYIRAHQKAVEFIQQNPEDAQDLVIKHIKDLTGKEINKEETAAAFQRLEVTTDVNEQVIQEMADISKEAGYIDSNDIDGLIDLSLLK, from the coding sequence ATGAAAAAGACATGGATATTCGCACTTATTTCCGTTTTGGTGCTAGGCGTCTTAAGCGCCTGCTCGGGAGGCGGGGAGGACTCCTCCTCTTCGTCAAATTCCAGCACGGTGAAAATCGGGTATTTCCCGAACTTGACGCATATCGCTACTATCGTAGGACTGGAACAAGGCTATTTTCAAGAAGAATTTGGCGACGATGTGAAAATTGAAACGAAAACGGTCAGCAATGGCGGTCTCTTCATGGAAGCGATGACGACAAAATCGATTGATGTCGGGACAGTCGGCCCCGGCCCGCTACTTAACTTTTACGTGAAAAACCCGACATTCCGCCTGATTTCCGGCGCAGTCAACGGAGGCGCGGTTCTCGTTGCCAGTGAAGGCGGCGGTGTTTCCGAGCTGGCTGATCTAGATGGCAAAAAAGTGGCCATTCCTGTCATCGGCAGTACGCAGGATGTCATGCTTCGGAAAGCATTGAAAGAAGTAAAGTTGGAAACAACGAATAATGGTGGAACGGTGGAATTATTCGCTGCGGCTCCAGCCGATACAGCTACCCTATTTGTTCAAAACTCCGTCGATGCTGCAGCCACTCAGGAACCTTGGGGCAATATTCTCGAATCTCAAGCGAATGGTAAACTGATTCTGGACTGGGATCAATTTGCTTGGGGCAAAGACTCCACGAATACGGTTGTCGCGGCGAGTGATGAGTTCCTGAAAAATAAGGACCGGGCCTCCGCTTACATTCGAGCACATCAAAAAGCAGTCGAATTCATCCAGCAGAATCCGGAAGATGCACAAGACTTAGTCATCAAACATATTAAAGACCTGACAGGCAAGGAAATCAATAAAGAAGAAACAGCCGCCGCATTCCAAAGATTGGAAGTCACGACTGACGTGAATGAGCAAGTCATTCAGGAAATGGCGGATATTAGTAAAGAAGCTGGCTACATCGACAGCAACGATATTGATGGATTAATCGATCTATCTTTATTGAAATGA
- a CDS encoding ABC transporter permease, which produces MTTALRRIIFIAMIAAIWEVTSRFSGLPDFMFPRLTQVLETLVNGIINGQILAAIGKSMSRLLIGFTIAIVLGLIMGYLIWRFKLVEDTLGFLVTALQSIPSIVWFPLAIIWFGLNDFSILFIVTIGATWTMTVSATSGFRNVPTLYQRVAKTFGSTGLHFIRTVILPASVPQLLSGLRIAWAFSWRALMAGELLGSGGGLGQLLETGRSLGQMDLVISVMIIIAIIGTIMDNVVFLRLERSVQKKWGLA; this is translated from the coding sequence ATGACTACAGCTTTAAGACGAATCATCTTCATCGCAATGATAGCGGCGATATGGGAAGTCACATCTAGATTTTCAGGATTGCCGGATTTCATGTTCCCCCGTTTGACGCAGGTTCTCGAAACGTTGGTCAACGGCATTATCAACGGGCAAATCTTGGCGGCCATCGGGAAAAGTATGAGCCGGTTGCTCATCGGTTTCACCATAGCGATCGTTTTAGGTTTGATCATGGGCTATTTGATCTGGCGGTTTAAATTGGTGGAAGATACGCTCGGTTTCCTAGTCACCGCCTTGCAATCCATTCCGAGCATCGTTTGGTTCCCTCTGGCGATTATCTGGTTTGGCCTGAATGACTTCTCCATTTTATTCATCGTCACCATTGGGGCCACCTGGACAATGACCGTTAGCGCAACGAGTGGATTCCGGAATGTGCCGACGCTTTACCAGAGGGTCGCCAAGACGTTCGGATCGACTGGTCTGCATTTCATTCGCACCGTTATTTTACCGGCGTCCGTCCCCCAATTATTGTCCGGTTTACGGATTGCCTGGGCCTTTTCATGGAGGGCATTGATGGCGGGGGAACTTCTCGGTTCCGGCGGTGGTCTCGGCCAGCTGCTTGAAACCGGTAGATCGCTTGGACAAATGGATCTAGTCATTTCCGTCATGATCATCATTGCCATTATCGGAACTATCATGGATAACGTTGTATTCTTACGTTTGGAACGGTCGGTTCAGAAAAAATGGGGTCTCGCTTGA
- a CDS encoding zinc ribbon domain-containing protein YjdM, producing MELPNCPKCNSEYTYEDGNMLVCPECAHEWNPQEETVEEEKVWRDANGNILSDGDTVTVIKDLKVKGSSNPVKMGTKVKNIKLVDGDHDIDCKIDGFGAMQLKSEFVKKI from the coding sequence ATGGAACTACCAAATTGCCCAAAATGTAATTCAGAATATACGTACGAGGACGGGAACATGTTAGTCTGTCCGGAATGTGCACATGAATGGAACCCACAAGAGGAAACGGTCGAAGAGGAGAAAGTCTGGCGTGATGCGAATGGGAATATCCTCAGCGACGGGGATACCGTGACGGTCATTAAAGACTTGAAAGTAAAAGGCAGCTCAAACCCTGTCAAAATGGGGACGAAAGTGAAAAATATAAAACTCGTGGACGGCGACCATGACATCGATTGCAAAATCGACGGCTTTGGCGCTATGCAATTGAAATCGGAGTTTGTGAAAAAGATATAA
- a CDS encoding AMP-binding protein, translated as MALLSKTVGEIVREQASRFPENEAYVYPEHGIRKTYKEFDEETDQLAKAFMGMGIQKGEHVAIWSDNKRQWLLSQYATGKMGAVLVTVNTNYQAAELEYLLKQSDSTTLILDEGFKGTSYIDIIQKICPELVDAQGGVISCEKLPHFKRVILMTEKEEKGMYKWSEFLAHGDSVTDEQLEEQFKSLDPDDVINIQYTSGTTGFPKGVMLTHNNVVNNGKLIGDFQKLTEKDRVCIPVPFFHCFGCVLGTLSAVTHASTMVLVEQFEALRVLRAVQDEKCTALLGVPTMFIAELNHPEFKNFDTSSLRTGIMAGSTCPIEVMKRVIEEMGAHEITICYGQTESSPVFTQTRTDDPIEKRVSTVGRPHPLVEVKIIDPETGEEVPVGQPGELCTRGYHVMKGYYNNEEATRQAIDSEGWLHTGDIAIMDEDGYIDITGRLKDMIIRGGENIYPREVEEFLYKHQGILDVQIVGVPDPKYGEEMMAWIIPKEGADIDEESVREFCKGNISYHKIPRYIEFTNEFPMTASGKIQKFKLREMSEEKVTQAQS; from the coding sequence ATGGCATTACTGAGCAAAACGGTTGGGGAGATTGTAAGAGAACAGGCATCACGTTTTCCTGAGAACGAAGCCTATGTCTATCCGGAACACGGCATCCGGAAGACATATAAGGAGTTCGACGAAGAGACGGATCAATTGGCAAAAGCATTCATGGGAATGGGCATCCAAAAGGGAGAGCATGTCGCCATTTGGTCGGATAATAAGAGACAATGGCTCTTAAGTCAATATGCGACAGGGAAAATGGGGGCAGTCCTTGTCACAGTAAATACGAATTATCAGGCTGCTGAATTGGAATATTTGCTAAAACAATCCGATTCGACAACGCTTATTTTAGATGAAGGATTTAAAGGTACTAGTTATATAGATATCATTCAAAAGATTTGCCCGGAGTTGGTGGATGCGCAAGGCGGGGTTATTTCCTGTGAAAAACTTCCACATTTCAAGCGGGTCATCCTAATGACGGAAAAAGAAGAAAAAGGGATGTACAAGTGGTCCGAATTCCTAGCACATGGGGATAGTGTGACGGATGAACAGTTGGAAGAGCAATTCAAGTCCCTTGATCCCGATGACGTCATTAACATCCAGTATACGTCCGGAACGACCGGTTTTCCGAAAGGTGTCATGCTGACACATAATAACGTGGTGAATAACGGAAAATTGATTGGGGACTTTCAGAAATTGACAGAAAAGGATCGGGTCTGCATCCCAGTACCGTTCTTCCACTGTTTCGGATGCGTTTTGGGAACGCTTTCAGCCGTTACTCATGCGTCAACCATGGTTTTGGTGGAGCAGTTTGAAGCGTTGCGTGTGCTTCGTGCGGTACAGGACGAGAAATGTACGGCTCTTCTCGGAGTTCCGACGATGTTCATCGCGGAACTCAATCATCCGGAATTCAAAAACTTCGACACGTCGTCATTGCGGACGGGCATCATGGCAGGCTCTACTTGTCCAATCGAAGTGATGAAGAGAGTCATAGAAGAGATGGGGGCCCACGAGATTACAATCTGTTATGGGCAGACCGAATCGTCTCCGGTCTTCACACAAACGAGGACAGATGACCCCATCGAAAAACGGGTGTCCACTGTCGGCCGACCGCATCCTCTTGTAGAAGTGAAAATCATCGATCCGGAAACAGGAGAAGAAGTGCCCGTCGGACAACCAGGCGAACTGTGCACACGCGGCTATCATGTCATGAAAGGGTATTACAATAATGAAGAAGCGACCCGCCAAGCGATTGATTCGGAAGGATGGCTTCATACGGGAGATATCGCAATCATGGACGAGGACGGTTATATCGATATTACCGGACGACTTAAAGATATGATCATCCGAGGGGGAGAAAACATCTATCCTCGCGAAGTGGAAGAGTTTCTCTATAAGCATCAAGGCATTTTGGATGTCCAAATCGTCGGTGTACCAGATCCGAAGTATGGGGAAGAGATGATGGCTTGGATCATTCCGAAAGAAGGCGCAGATATTGACGAGGAATCCGTCCGCGAGTTTTGTAAAGGGAATATTTCCTACCACAAAATTCCGAGATATATTGAATTCACCAACGAATTCCCGATGACCGCTTCCGGGAAAATTCAAAAGTTCAAACTTCGTGAAATGTCCGAGGAGAAAGTGACACAAGCCCAATCTTAA
- a CDS encoding sigma-70 family RNA polymerase sigma factor: MTTKLKLVARAKKGDTEAFQALIHEEKEKLYKMAFVYMKNEEEALEVFQDTIYKALKSIASLKQDAYFSTWITRILINTAIASLRTKQKVVPLSPEIMESLGESSSPESEDHMDLLQAMDEIEEKYKTVLLLRYYQDYTVSQIAMLLDCPEGTVKTNIRRGLTILRTKLKGVYLDDRQHSSI, from the coding sequence TTGACCACGAAATTGAAGTTGGTGGCACGGGCAAAGAAAGGCGATACAGAGGCTTTTCAAGCGCTCATTCATGAAGAAAAAGAGAAGTTGTACAAGATGGCATTTGTGTATATGAAAAACGAGGAAGAAGCGCTGGAAGTATTCCAAGACACCATTTATAAAGCGTTGAAGTCAATTGCTTCATTAAAGCAGGATGCGTATTTCTCGACTTGGATTACCCGAATTTTAATCAATACGGCGATTGCATCCTTGAGAACAAAGCAGAAAGTCGTTCCATTGAGCCCGGAGATAATGGAGAGCTTGGGAGAGTCAAGTTCGCCGGAATCGGAAGACCATATGGATCTTTTGCAGGCGATGGATGAAATCGAAGAGAAGTATAAAACCGTACTGCTTTTGCGATATTACCAGGATTATACGGTCAGTCAGATTGCGATGTTACTCGACTGTCCCGAAGGCACCGTGAAAACGAATATCCGGCGGGGATTAACGATCTTGCGGACAAAATTGAAAGGGGTGTATTTGGATGACAGACAACATTCCAGCATTTAA
- a CDS encoding ABC transporter ATP-binding protein: MYLTIDSIEKSFTNENKERVKVLDHINMNIEKGSFVSIVGPSGCGKSTLLYMIAGLEKPDAGSISISGKQIERPGPDRVVVFQEAGLFPWLTVLENVTYGLLLKKMPKQEAEAKAIDILKMVHLSKYIHSYPHQLSGGMKQRVSIARALVMEPDILLMDEPFSALDEQTRMVLHKELIEIWKKTKVTIFFVTHNIREAVLLSEKVVVFATRPGKIKEIITVPTSTDGVMADSVTLHTEQRVLSILEEEIEKVLKEEMGDDYSFKTNHLHRNDSGDMGSHI, encoded by the coding sequence ATGTATTTGACGATTGACAGTATCGAAAAGAGCTTTACGAATGAAAATAAAGAACGAGTCAAAGTGCTCGACCATATCAACATGAATATTGAAAAAGGGAGCTTCGTCTCGATCGTCGGACCGTCCGGATGCGGGAAGTCGACTCTCCTTTATATGATTGCAGGTCTGGAGAAACCGGATGCAGGCAGTATTAGTATCTCCGGGAAACAGATCGAGAGACCCGGACCGGATCGTGTCGTTGTTTTCCAAGAAGCCGGCTTGTTCCCTTGGTTGACTGTATTGGAAAACGTCACCTATGGTTTATTGCTAAAAAAGATGCCGAAACAAGAGGCGGAAGCCAAGGCGATCGATATTTTAAAAATGGTCCATCTCAGCAAATATATCCATTCTTATCCGCATCAACTCTCAGGTGGAATGAAACAACGGGTCTCCATAGCTCGTGCGCTGGTCATGGAACCCGATATCCTGCTAATGGATGAACCCTTCTCTGCGTTGGATGAGCAAACGAGGATGGTGTTGCATAAAGAACTGATCGAAATCTGGAAAAAGACGAAAGTGACAATCTTTTTCGTCACTCACAACATCCGGGAAGCGGTACTCCTTTCCGAAAAAGTTGTCGTATTTGCCACGCGGCCCGGGAAGATCAAGGAAATCATTACCGTTCCCACTTCGACGGATGGCGTGATGGCAGATAGTGTGACGCTTCATACCGAACAGAGAGTGCTATCCATTTTAGAAGAAGAAATCGAGAAAGTGTTGAAGGAGGAGATGGGCGATGACTACAGCTTTAAGACGAATCATCTTCATCGCAATGATAGCGGCGATATGGGAAGTCACATCTAG